TTAAAATATGGAATATGTTAATGGGCGTTCGGTTGTAGTTGTTTAGGAGGAATTGAGTTTATCTTGTTACATTGAAAAGTATCAAAAGTTAATAAACAAACAGCTTATATTATGTTACTTTATAGAAAAAACCTACCGATTACGATAAAAATTTCACCTTAACCAATGCACTTTTACACTAGTTAACCGAACCCTTAAAACATAACcatttatctattattataaaatattaattaagtcaatatattttgttaatagtTAAAATTAGACAATAgtataatgcataaaaaaatgtgtaatgtaGAATTCTCCCTAAATATTCTAGTACCAAGTAGTTTATTCTTCCTCCTAAaagacataaaatttgttaacaCTCTTATGTGatattatctaattttttttccactctCACATTGTAAGAGCACTAGCATCCggggatgcaaaaaaaaaaaaaaactattttgcatcctcaaatactactttatctatattaataacttattttataattcaccCTACatctcagtttttatttttatatactacccaataaaataatataaactacctaataaaataattaaaaatatttttctctatctctttcctaccactatctttttcttttcacacataatcattagattaattttttttttaacaacctatgaatagtaaggtTGTATATATGCAACCTTATTATTCATAGGttgcaatttcttttaagtataCAAACCTAAATAGAGTGAGTTTTTACTGTTTCAGGCAGTAAAATGGCAACTGCGGGCAAAAATTACATAGGAAGACCAATATGGAATATGCTATGAAACAAGTCACATTgacaaaaatctaaataatcttaatatatatatttttcttctaacCCTATATGATAGGATTGGTCGATAAACTTCAGGACGTGTACAAAACCAATTCCTTGAAattatgtttataaatatactaataatattattatataataaaaagggtTACCTCATTAGTCATTATCGTATTTACTTCCCTTAACTCCTTTAACCTTGTTGAAAAGTTGAAAACCATCCGATCATTTTCATACTAGAGTAGAGTTTCCCTAACCTTATTACATCACCTGAAAACCGCTCTCATCACAAAAAACCACctacccttctctctctctaaaatctctgcttcattttctctctccaaacaTCCCCCTTGTTCGTTTTTAGTAACCCTCTTatcatctctttctttctctctctcaaagtctcaaccttaatttctttctttcttttacacTAGCAactttctctctccaaaaaactcACAGTCACAGACTATATCTCTTTGTCTGTCTTGTCggtctgtctctctctctctctttatctcacTGCTACAACTGCAACACCAACACCTTTCCATCTCCCTCGTTTATCTAATCTTGAGAGAGATagcttcatctctctctctctctctctctttgtataACAAGTAGTCTATATCTTTCCCTACCACTACCTCATCACCATGACCAAATTACAATCAGCATCCTCataaatctctctttctctatctcttttctctttctctttctctttttctcttaatAAATTCATTCGTTCATGGCGTACCACAACCATCTCTCCCAAGACCTCCCTCTTCACCACTACTCAGAGCAACACCACCAAACCATACCCCACCCTTCTGACCCGAACTCAAAGCCCGGGTCCGACCACCACACACCCAATTGGCTAAACAGCGCTCTCTTACGCACCCAATCCCAATACAAcgacaccaccaccaccaccaacaataacaacaacaacaacaacaacaacagcgcCGCCACAaacaacaccaacaccaatTTCCTCAACCTCCACACAGCCTCCGAATCCGCCTCCCAATCCTCAAACCAATGGCTATCACGCCCTATCCTCCACCGTAACCACAGCGATGTCATCGATGACGTGGCTGGAGACTCCATGATCGCCGCCTCCATGTCACACGAATCAGCAGAAAACAAGAGCCACCACCACAGCAACAACAACGACAGCTTGAACCAGAACAACAAGAGTGATCATCAAGCAATGGGAGTTGGAGTTGTGGTAGAGAGtagtggtggtggcggtggagATGGAGTGATGAACTGGCAGAATGCAAGGTACAAAGCAGAGATTCTGACCCACCCACTGTACGAGCAATTGCTATCTGCACACGTGGCGTGTCTTCGGATCGCCACGCCAGTCGACCAGTTACCAAGGATCGATGCCCAACTCGCTCAGTCACAGAATGTGGTCGCTAAGTACTCAGCTCTCGGACATGGGACTCAGCCTTTGGTTGGGGACGACAAAGAGCTTGATCAATTCATGGTAtgtcctttttctctctctattgtcgttttgtgtttcaaaattttcttttatttttctaaactcTGTCATCAATGGTTGAtgttatttattagtttttagttATTTCCACTCCCATCTTTTGTGCGCGTTAAAGGCGTACAGAAATTTATGtactttttgttatttatttcatttttcttttttagctttttgtttctATGTGCTTCAATTTAGTTGGAGCTCAAAAAAATTCATTCGGAGAAAGTTTACTCTGAATGACATTTCACCCactatgtatgtatgtatggatTTTTTGGTGATTGAATTGTGAAGTGTGATGCACCGACAAATATGATTGATCCACTTTGTTTGCGTGAGGAATGGTTAATTGGCAATGACAAGAAAGACCACATCGTTGTTCATATAATtacattcaaattttaaaaagggtgggttgggtttttttttttttttggttggctTGTAATTTGAAATGGACGGTGTAACTCTTTTTAGTAGTGATAATTTTCTGGTGGTACCAAATGGTTTGATAGATTTTGCTAGTTAAAAAGGCCTTTTCCTTCTTTGGGCATGgatgttgcaacttgcaactcTTTTTATATTGAGCAAATAAAAACTTGCGTTGTGTGGTACATCAATTTTGAAGCTTTGGTGGGTATGGGAAGCTGTTAAGTTCCTATCGATTGAGCTGAGgcaaaaattaaagagaggAACATTAAATAAACAGAAAAATCTTGACATAGTTCACTGTCACACTAGATAGCCTTGCCTCTAGGACTGAAAGCAAATTAGATGTTTTAATGATAGAtattactcaatttttttttttttttttttactttttttcctgAACACCATTGATGGGAACTGGGAAGTCCCTTATTAAACTTTTGGTAGAATGCAATTTCCACCACATATCTTTCTTCAAAGTCAAAGCCTAAAAGGCTAGGAATAGCAACTTATAGTTTCTCAGcccaaaaaatgaaaggaaaaagaaaaagggaccTAACAGATATTTTCTCATAGAAAATTATATctagaaagaaaatatgaaaattgcTGAAGTTGTCAAGGTAACTCAGGATTCTGTTCCTGCAAACTTAGGGTGTGAAACATTGTAGTAATTGTGATTGAATAAGAGGAGGAACCTTGATTGATCAATGTAATCACTCAAACATCCATGTTGATGAGTAGAAGATCGAGAGCTTTTGTGAAtgaataaagattaaaaattgaTATCTATGAATGGGAGAGAATAACAATCCCTGTGCTCGAAAGTTATATTCAGGGTATCTGAGTTTGTTTTCAGCTGGAATCAGAACACTTGAGGTTTCTTGTAAATCTTACGATGAATTTAAAGGCAGCCCAATGTGATGaattttcatttgaatgaaaattaattCATGATGTATtctttttatggatttttaGATGTCTTTTGGAAAACTTTGACTGAATTCTTCTTAGAATCTCCACTATGATGAAATCTTAGACTGGGGGGAGAGTAACAATTTCCTCTCCTAATGATTATGTACTTACGTGCTAGGTTAGTTTCAGAATGCTAAAAATAACAATTGCTGATTCTCAATCAGCTTTAAAGGTCATTTGAAATCTTGCAAGTATGCAGCAAGGAGATGTGCTGGACTACTAGATTCAAGTATGAAATATGTTGTAATTTATGATACTTCCCTTAATTGAAACTTTAAGCTTGCATTTGGTATTTTCAATTCATTGGACTCTTGGTGTAACTTAGGAAATTAATGCTTCAAAATATGTCTCCTAATTGCAGTATGATATTAATGGAGTTGTAACTCTGGTGAAGTCTAGATATACAAATGAAATTCAGATATTTTCACTTATGCTAAGATTAAACTAATGTACAACCAACCAGAAATGTTTTTCAGAAATAATATCTCAATTCTCATACACTGT
This genomic stretch from Castanea sativa cultivar Marrone di Chiusa Pesio chromosome 1, ASM4071231v1 harbors:
- the LOC142612037 gene encoding homeobox protein knotted-1-like 3 isoform X1, with amino-acid sequence MAYHNHLSQDLPLHHYSEQHHQTIPHPSDPNSKPGSDHHTPNWLNSALLRTQSQYNDTTTTTNNNNNNNNNNSAATNNTNTNFLNLHTASESASQSSNQWLSRPILHRNHSDVIDDVAGDSMIAASMSHESAENKSHHHSNNNDSLNQNNKSDHQAMGVGVVVESSGGGGGDGVMNWQNARYKAEILTHPLYEQLLSAHVACLRIATPVDQLPRIDAQLAQSQNVVAKYSALGHGTQPLVGDDKELDQFMTHYVLLLCSFKEQLQQHVRVHAMEAVMACWEIEQSLQSLTGVSPGEGTGATMSDDEDDQVDSDANLFDGSLDGPDTMGFGPLIPTESERSLMERVRQELKHELKQGYKEKIVDIREEILRKRRAGKLPGDTTSVLKSWWQSHSKWPYPTEEDKARLVQETGLQLKQINNWFINQRKRNWHSNPSTSTVLKSKRKRSNAGENSGDRFM
- the LOC142612037 gene encoding homeobox protein knotted-1-like 3 isoform X3: MAYHNHLSQDLPLHHYSEQHHQTIPHPSDPNSKPGSDHHTPNWLNSALLRTQSQYNDTTTTTNNNNNNNNNNSAATNNTNTNFLNLHTASESASQSSNQWLSRPILHRNHSDVIDDVAGDSMIAASMSHESAENKSHHHSNNNDSLNQNNKSDHQAMGVGVVVESSGGGGGDGVMNWQNARYKAEILTHPLYEQLLSAHVACLRIATPVDQLPRIDAQLAQSQNVVAKYSALGHGTQPLVGDDKELDQFMTHYVLLLCSFKEQLQQHVRVHAMEAVMACWEIEQSLQSLTGVSPGEGTGATMSDDEDDQVDSDANLFDGSLDGPDTMGFGPLIPTESERSLMERVRQELKHELKQGYKEKIVDIREEILRKRRAGKLPGDTTSVLKSWWQSHSKWPYPTEEDKARLVQETGLQLKQINNWFINQRKRNWHSNPSTSTVLKSKRKR
- the LOC142612037 gene encoding homeobox protein knotted-1-like 3 isoform X2, with amino-acid sequence MAYHNHLSQDLPLHHYSEQHHQTIPHPSDPNSKPGSDHHTPNWLNSALLRTQSQYNDTTTTTNNNNNNNNNNSAATNNTNTNFLNLHTASESASQSSNQWLSRPILHRNHSDVIDDVAGDSMIAASMSHESAENKSHHHSNNNDSLNQNNKSDHQAMGVGVVVESSGGGGGDGVMNWQNARYKAEILTHPLYEQLLSAHVACLRIATPVDQLPRIDAQLAQSQNVVAKYSALGHGTQPLVGDDKELDQFMTHYVLLLCSFKEQLQQHVRVHAMEAVMACWEIEQSLQSLTGVSPGEGTGATMSDDEDDQVDSDANLFDGSLDGPDTMGFGPLIPTESERSLMERVRQELKHELKQGYKEKIVDIREEILRKRRAGKLPGDTTSVLKSWWQSHSKWPYPTEEDKARLVQETGLQLKQINNWFINQRKRNWHSNPSTSTVLKSKRKSNAGENSGDRFM